The Haloprofundus salinisoli region GTCTTCGGCTTCGTCGCCGGGACGCTCGTCGACGTCCTCCTGACCGCCGGACTCGCGGTGTTCCTCGTCTTCGTCGGCTGGGTGATGGGCCGGGACGCCCTCGACGAGTTCCGCGCCGGAAGCGGAATGCTCGCCCGCGCGCTCGCGGACTCGTGGCGCTTCGCCGTCGGCGTCGTCATTCCCCTGTTCTTGGTGTTCACCCTGTTGACGACGTTCGGCGTCGACGCGGAGTTCGGCTTCTGGCCGACTGTCGCCATCGCCGCCGGCGTCGCGGCCGTGACGATTCTCGGTGCGCGCGCCTCGCGGCGACTCCCGAGAGCGAACTGACGCTCTCCTGAGCCGCTGTTGACGATCTCGCTGTTGACGATCCGGCCGTCGACGAGTATCGACTTCGCGGTGACGTACGGCGCGAGATCGCTCGCCGGAAACGGGGTCGCGGGAGCCACCGACCGTCCAGTCGGGACGAGGCGAAGAACATCGACAGATGTCGAACCGTGTTTTGCCGTATTGCGGAAACCCTTTTGCACATCGAACGAACGTTCGTGACAATGCACGTTGGTGGTCCGGTATGACGATGGACGACCGTATCGAAGAACTCCGCCAGAAACGCGAAGAAGCGCTCAAAGGCGGCGGTGAGGACCGAATCGAGTCTCAACACGAGAAAGGGAAGATGACGGCGCGCGAGCGCATCGACTACTTCCTCGACGACGGGACGTTCCACGAGTTCGACCAGTTCCGTACCCACCGAACCCACAAGTTCGGCATGGAGGAGAAGCAACTGTACGGCGACGGCGTCGTCACGGGCTACGGCGAGGTCGACGGGCGCACCGTCTTCGTCTTCGCACACGACTTCACCGTCTTCGGCGGCTCTCTCGGTGAGGTGTTCGCCGAGAAGGTCTGCAAGCTGATGGACCAGGCGATGGAAGTGGGCGCGCCCATCGTCGGCCTCAACGACTCCGCGGGTGCGCGGATTCAGGAGGGCGTCACCTCCCTCGGCGGCTTCGCCGACATCTTCACGCGCAACCAGAAGGCCAGCGGCGTCGTCCCGCAGATTTCGGCCATCATGGGCCCGTGCGCCGGCGGCGCGGTGTACTCACCGGCCATCACCGACTTCATCTTCATGGTGAAGGACACGAGCCACATGTTCATCACCGGCCCAGACGTCATCAAGACGGTCACCGGCGAGGAGGTGACGTTCGAGGAACTCGGCGGCGCGGTCACGCACGCGTCGACCTCCGGCGTCTCGCACTTCGCCGTCAACTCCGAGGAGGAGGCGCTCGACGAGATAGCGCGCCTGCTCTCGTACCTCCCGCAGAACAACGTCGAGGACCCGCCGCGCGTCGACCCGTGGGACGACCCCGAACGCGCCGACGAGGAACTGACGAACATCGTCCCCGACCAACCCCGGAAGCCGTACGACATGCACGACGTCGTCGACCGCGTCTGCGACGAACACTCGTTCTTCGAGGTCCACGAGGGCTTCGCGAAGAACATCCTCGTCGGCTTCGCCCGCCTCGACGGCCACGCCGTCGGCATCGTCGCCAACCAACCGCGCGTCAACGCGGGGACGCTCGACATCCAGGCCTCCGAGAAGGGCGCGCGCTTCGTCCGCTTCTGCGACGCGTTCAACATCCCCATCCTGACGTTCGTCGACGTCCCCGGGTTCCTCCCCGGCACCGATCAGGAGCACAACGGCATCATCCGCCACGGCGCGAAACTGCTGTACGCGTACTCCGAGGCGACCGTCCCGCTGCTGACGGTCATCACGCGCAAGGCCTACGGCGGTGCGTACGACGTGATGGCCTCGAAGCATCTGGGCGCGGACGTCAACTACGCGTGGCCGACGGCCGAAATCGCCGTCATGGGGCCGCAGGGCGCGGTCAACATCCTCTACCGCGAGGAACTCGCCGAGGCCGACGACCCCGACACCCGCCGCGACGAACTCA contains the following coding sequences:
- a CDS encoding acyl-CoA carboxylase subunit beta, translating into MDDRIEELRQKREEALKGGGEDRIESQHEKGKMTARERIDYFLDDGTFHEFDQFRTHRTHKFGMEEKQLYGDGVVTGYGEVDGRTVFVFAHDFTVFGGSLGEVFAEKVCKLMDQAMEVGAPIVGLNDSAGARIQEGVTSLGGFADIFTRNQKASGVVPQISAIMGPCAGGAVYSPAITDFIFMVKDTSHMFITGPDVIKTVTGEEVTFEELGGAVTHASTSGVSHFAVNSEEEALDEIARLLSYLPQNNVEDPPRVDPWDDPERADEELTNIVPDQPRKPYDMHDVVDRVCDEHSFFEVHEGFAKNILVGFARLDGHAVGIVANQPRVNAGTLDIQASEKGARFVRFCDAFNIPILTFVDVPGFLPGTDQEHNGIIRHGAKLLYAYSEATVPLLTVITRKAYGGAYDVMASKHLGADVNYAWPTAEIAVMGPQGAVNILYREELAEADDPDTRRDELIEEYREEFANPYTAADRGFLDDVIEPTETRARLVDDLHMLKSKREQTPDKKHGNLPI